cttaaattttatctctaaactccaactccagtccggcctcactgaattaactgaaatgataaaaatcaaaatactgcataaaataattaacttaaggaaaagcatttaaatactcatgaaataaaaatcattttaatttaaaatactagaattatgcatggcttatacgtagtctaagttacgggttctacacctgGGCTTGATTATACAGAAACATTCAGCCCAGTTGTGAAGCCCACAACCATTCGACTTGTTCTCTCTGTGGCCGTTGCTAAGGATTGGAGAATTCAACAAATTGATGTCAATAATGCTTTTCTCAATGGTAGACTTACTCAGCTTGTGTATATGCGTCAACTCTCGGGTTTTGAAGCTCCAAACAACAATTCTCTTGTGTGCAAACTGAATAAAGccatatatggtctcaagcaagcCCCGAGAGCTTGGTTTGCACGGCTCTGTCATACTCTCAAGCTTATGGGCTTTGTTGAATCCAAAGCTGATGCCTCCTTATTTATTCAAACTCATGCTGATTTTATCATTTATGTTttagtatatgttgatgacattttaattacatgaagtGATAATACTCGGGTTCGATCACTCATTTCAGCCTTAAACAATCAGTTTTTCCTTAAAGATTTGGGAGATGTGAATTATTTTTTAGGCATTGAAGTTTGTCGTTCATTGAATAAATCAATGGTTCTTACTCAAACCAAGTATGTGCAAGATCTGCTTCTTCGAACCAAGATGAACAATGCCAAAGCCTTGCCAATCCGATGACTTCAGGCCTTCATTTATCTTGTAAAGATGGGGATCCATTCCCTGACAGTACACTTTATCGGAGTACAGTAGGAGCTCTTCAATATCTAACCATTACCagacctgacattgcatttAGTGTCAACAAAGTCTGTCAGTTTATGCATGCTCCCACATATTCTCATTGGAAGGCGGTCAAGCGTATTTTGCGTTACTTAAGTGGCACTCTTGGTTTTGGTATTCGTCTACATCATAGTTCTGCATTTAACCTTCATGGTTTCTGTGATGCCGATTGGGGTAGTGACCCTGATGATCGTCGCTCCACGTCTGGTTTTTGCCGGTTCTTTGGGTCCTCCCCTATTTCTTGGAGCTCCAAGAAGCAACCTATTGTATCGAGGTCTAGCACTGAAGCGGAATACAGAAGTGTTGCTAATGCCACATCCGAGCTGTTGTGGATTCAGTCCCTTCTCTCTGAACTGCACATTGCTGTCTCAAATCCACCTATTTTATGGTGTGACAATCTCAGCACCATTGCACTCACTGCTAATCCAGTTTTACATGCAAGAACTAAACACCTGGAGCTTGATCTTCACTTCGTTCGTGAGAAAGTTTTGGCCAAACAACTGTCAGTACGTCATGTTCCTTCGACTGATCAACTTGCAGATGTACTTACTAAACCATTGTCTACAATGATGTTTCATCGACTTCGGTTCAAGCTTAGCGTAGTTCCTCATCCCCTGCTAAGCTTGAGGGGGCCAGTTAAAGTAACTCATGAAGCCCAAGAAACAAATTCATAGAGCCCATTGTCTTAAGCCCATAGGATATATGGCTAGCCCATTGTCTTAAGAATAATCTAGAGGAATCAATCAGTTACAACAGAATTGCATATATCTCTCCTCACTTGTAAATGCACAGTACAGAGGAAATGAAATTCACGTTACGCATCTCTTTCTTCCCTTTTTTATTTTCCTAATTGAGACGACCAGGGACTAAGTTTAAAATATCGAAAATCCGATGTAATACTCaaacttgaatatatatattttatttaaattacttttttatatttaattttatcgtcaattatatatttaatggttgattttgataaaaattGAATATCATCTCAATTAGTATCTATGAAGTCAAGCTCGATTGTACGTATAATAATCAAGAATCTCTATATTGAGCTACAAGTATAATAATCTTTAATCCAAAAGTGAAATCGAGTCTGCTGATTTACCATCTTTGCATCATACAATATGCCTTATACTCGGGGACGTAGCCAGAGGTTTTTCATCGGGTCGCAAAAAACGACAGTTTAAAATAGCTGTCGCCAAATATTGCGACTATCTACTTTTATACCGTCGCACATGGCAACGGGTAAAAAAACCGTCGCCTAATATGGCGACGAACATTATTATAAACGTCGCCAAAGGCGACAGTCAAAAAACCCGTCGCACAAAATGGCGACGGGTTTGTTCGAATAGTCGCAAAATAGCGACGGTGGTTGATTATCCGTCgctaatatagcgacggttgtgAATAAACTGTCGCTATGTTTACTAGACGACGGTTTgtcataaaccgtcgctattccACCCGTTTTAGTAACATGTTTGTTATTAAATTAGAATTTGATAGTTCCTACTTGGATATATTTTTGTTGGGCTAGACTACTTGGATACCTAAACATTTCGACCAAAAATCTTGTCGGACAATTTTACACCTTTGCCCATACTTCTCCTCAGCTCCGCCCCTGAATATACTTTACATTTAAATGCAAATGATCGATCCATGCatgagttttaaatttaaatcgaGATTATAactttcataatttcatttaaaataaaaagttttcaaaaataaaaatcctcTCCTATTCTCGAGTTGAATGTACGTACGAGTTTCCAAATACAATAACGGGTAAATTTTTTCACATACCTCGAAAAACAAATGGTAATGGAACATGAGAAACTCCGTATTGGTGAAGAAGAAGGTCTAATTCCTTCACATTGTGGCAAAGAAGCATACAAGAGTGATATTGATTCGGCTCAACATGATCACGTACATTTAGCCTAACCATGTCGACCGATTCGGACGACTGGGTTTAGCCGCGTCGCGTTGATCCGAAAGCAATATCACACCATGTCTACCTCTTCATGGAAGACAATTTTCTCTAAAGGGGGATATGATTAAAAGTTCTATGGATTGTGCAAATCGTGCAATATCACCTAATTGTATATATAAGCACAAAGGGTACTGAactttcttttttccttttttttttaaaaaaaatgatgatgAAGATAACGAGAGGTTCAATATTCAATGGAATCTCTCCTATTCTAATTGGTGGCAcctataattatttaattcaataATTGTCCACGTTTGATAGAAAAATCGGAACATGATGTTTGAGTAGTTGtatggtttaaaatatttgagttgcacagtTACCATCAgttatattttttgttaaatcaaatatttatgaaatttattaatattCCTTTTTTCATGAATTAACAAGATCCAAGAATCAACTATATATTATTCTAGTTTTCGATTGTTTTTATACATGGAGAGAAGACATAGCTGAGGATAGTATGGAAATTGCACATGATTCGTACGAGATTGTTTAATTTACGACGACAAACATGGTTTAATTTATatctttatttataatattttatcacgtggaattaattattcaaattcATATTTGTTTATAATAATTAACGTATTAGTGGAGCGATATTAATTAATGATTGCATAAACAATTGAATAGATCTTTAggttattaattataaaataaaatgggaaaaacttgtgtgagacggtctcacgggtcgtattttgtgagacagataatcttatttggatcatccatgcaaaagtattactttttatgctaagagtattactttttattgtgaatatcgatagggttgatccgtctcacagataaaaattcacgggaccgtctcacaagacaaATACTCAAATAAAATAGACTTTTCTCTCTTTTAATTTGGCAATTAGTAAGTTCGCATCGTTCGTACGTTTATCTTTTCAATTGCATTGTCATATTTAATATCCTAATCTTAACAGAAAGTGATCAGAGGGGGACAATTTTCTGTTACCAACTGaaaaaaatttcacgttttcacaatatttataaatattttcccATCGATAATTTTTATAATGTGTAATTCACATTTCACAGTACTGTTAATTTTACAATTAATAGTTTTGAATTTGAACGCACTTTTTAATACTGATAtgcaaattaatattttagctAATCAATACTGATAGTTTTAAATTTGGATGGTAGAATATGATTAGTCTCTGTCAAGAGGTCAAATGTTCAATCTCTTTCTATTTCTGTTATACAGAACTTCTCCAATGTGATTTACTCGGTCACCATAGTTTGTACACTGTTGTTTGATATTTTGGGTTTACCTAGATTGCAACAAATATAGCGGCTGCGGATTCTTAAGGTTTAttttatgtatgtatatatagcAATCCATAGATTTCTCGAAAATTTAAGTtactatatattattattattattattattattattaagggCCAATCTATATATTATGCATAATTAATcaattcataaaaattaaaatagtttaaaattcATATGCGTTCGTTTCGAATCTTACATAGAATCCTATATAGTATTAATTATGTCAATTTGATTAATTTAATGTAGTCAACATTAACAGTGAAATCCAGCTGTGAACTTATCTCATACACAATATAATATTTTCCCTTTCCTCGCACAATTATTTTTCCTAGATACATTCCCATAAATATATACTATATATTGACTCAAAACCTTTTATAATTATGATCAAGTTGCAGCAAAATAATTTTCAAGTGGGTGTCCAAATTAATGGAGTTAGACCTAGCCAGGGGACTGAATCAAACCCAGACCCAAACCCGCGTGGTCAATGGGTTTGACCAGAAACTGGAACCGGAATCGCCATAAGATAGTCCGATTATGATTTACGGGTTATAAACCTATCATCTCGTCGGGTTGGACGGGTTCGACTCGACGGATCGgtcaatttaatttttaaatttaaaatgaccAGACAAGATCGGTTGATCAATTAACCGTTGAAGATCTACGATAACGATTACGTGATTGTTGTCGACCCGATGGGTCAACTCATCGAGTCGAcgttcttttttcttttcttttttttaaaaaatatcgttTGAAATCAACAGCTAAGATTTTGTTACCCATCAGGTTGGCCCGGATTAAGATCGACAGGTCGAATGTTgcacaattttatttatttattttttggctaattttttttataaataaccCCATACTTTCATATTTTTCACACAATTTTCTCCCAATATGTAATTCTCAATTGTTTCTTGATTATAAATATATCAAGTCTCAATTATTGGTCTATTGTCACTTGttgatttattttcatatttacacAAATGACCGAAGTTGGATGAAGTCGTAGGGGTGgcaaaggaaaaaggaaagggcATCATGCCACCCGAGTTCGAGCATCCCAATTTGGCTTCATTCAATACTCCGATGAGGAGCATCAAGAACGTGAACAAGAGGCTCAACAAACATGTCATCGTCAAAGTCAAGAAAGTATGAGCAAATCTGATGACACCTAAAAGTAAAACTCGAGCGATGCCTCGCACAACATCTAATATCTTCACCAAACATTTTAAAAAGATGATGCTTCCCTCTGGTGATATGCATGCCAAATTCAAATATTGTTTGaaaacttaaaattttcaacaagaaaatggGTTTGCAACTTTGACGTGGCATGCGAAGAAAAATCATCTGGTGTAAATTGGTATTGATGGTTCTCAAATTCAAATTCCGGCATTCTCTTATCAATCGGGTAaagattttagaatttttaaatttgatgaatctgaatttagaaaaaaaaagactaaattttgtGTTGTTGAACAACTTTTTTTTGTTTAGTGATAAATCATCTTTTGAACATTAGCTTTCTATATAAGGGTCAATCCTTTATAGAAAACTAGATTATCAGCAGTATCAACGTAACGATTATTTCAACGCtagtttgagctatcatcaactactacttatcttcaagctcaacatacagaaaagcagcacacactTTATAGTAGATATCTGATCTTCAAAGATCATTCTGTGTTGTtgtttcttcatctcttcaCAAGCGATTCAAGTTTGATACATCTTATTGAGAAGAGTCCGTAACCTGGAAaaaagtcttttccagaactttgctatattcattatattgtgttgtgtgaaactaagagtttcaataggcgaagAATAAGCCTTACTGAAGTGGATATGTACAAGtattgtactgtaaaatccaaagtcttttagtgataccttctgtaaacagaagaaggggagacgtataagatttcatcttcgaacttccataaacaatcATTGTCTACTGCATACTGTTTTATCGTTTTCACCCTTAAACCATCATATCGTTTCTGCACAAGTTATTGTGATTTGCTGGTGATATATTTGAACAAGATCGGTCATAATCTCTAATATGATTCTAACAATCTTTGCTAAAAACGTCCAACGTAGAAAGgagtttattcaccccttcTAAACtatatatcgatccccaacaaatcatttccatTCTATTCATTCCTTTTCGATTTTAAGTTATGTGTTACAATTTGATTCCTACTAACGGTATAACTACTACCAAAACGCATGCGTAAATCTGCTCAACAACTAGCCTAATccatattaaataattggataatttaagtgcaaaAATCGAACATATCATCGGCATTGGAATTGAAGATTATTTCTACTATGATGATTTGTATATAAAAAGAATGAATTTCTCAAACCCATCAATAAACTCTGTGGTATGTTTTGGTTGTGATTACAAATTCTTAGCATCCTAAATGGCGAGGGAAGATAATCCACAGATTCTTAATAATGTCATTTACAATAAATATTGGTGAGCGGTGGAGACAGACAGGGATAGTAATAATtaagaaatcatatgaattattattatgtaattaatgaatttaaataaaaccgACCAAGACAAAAATGCACCAATCTGTCggcttttattattattctccTCTCCCTATTGATACCAATAAATCAATTAGGTCAAAGATTAATATATTAATACACAAGGACATTTAAATCTGCCGCCGTGAATTAGGTCAAGATACTATTACTCCTTTTAATCATTGTCATTAATGACTAAGGTTAAGCCTAAATGTAATTAAACTAACAAGGTTCCATTTACATAAGAATACTTAATTAAGGACGAACAAATTACGAAAACTCTGACGTTTCACTGTTTCACGaattaattttgtgagacgagtcttCAACCCGACTCAatctataaataatattattttttaggaaaaaaaatgtTACATTTCGGTTTTCATTGTATGTATGGAACGGATCGACCCGTTTCactcattattttttaaaatattatttgatatttggtTGAGCTCTTGGAGCTTCTAAAAACACAAAAATAGGgcccttttgatatttaatacAAGCTATAAATTTTGGGAACTGTGGGTGGGACACCAAAAGTAGTGAGATATTActacaaaattaattattacatTTAGAATAGGACATAAACCTTAGGTGCTACTGCATGTGTCTTTTGTTTTAGGAAACAATATctccaccaaaaaaaaaaaaaaacgattaGTAGcaaaatttgattgtaaactctGTTGAGATATAATCGCAGTTAAAGTTATTTGAATCTTCAAGCATCACCCAACGGCTCAGATTCTGTATCATTTTCCTTCGACATTGTCCATTCCTCTGTCTCTGCAGATAAGAACAAATGAAAAACTATAAATGTCatacatcaaaatatatatCGGTCTGTACAACCGACATTTATTACAACTGAAAGGAGAATTAGTAATAACTAGTATCAGAGAAATGGGGATTTTAGTAGGAAAAACATTTGCTATTTTTAGTATAGAATAAAATATAGTTCAAGGAATTTTTAGTGATACTTCCCATTTATGATCTCACACAGCAAGTCTCTCATGGACTTTCAAATAGTGGTCTATTATAGTTCATTGGCAGCAGAATGAATACTCACTTGGCTTATCCCCGATTGCTGCGAGCCGTCTTTGAAGAATATATGCCACAAAGAGGAATATGGAGCACATGCCAAACATAACAGTGATGGGGAATGCATTAACCTACACAAACACATCAAAAAACTGTTATTAATCTTCTGTTTATCCAGTAAATAACATACAGTAAATCCCTAAAgttcaaatttaatattttacgATATTTGGTGTTACATTTCCAGCTTCAGGATGTTTATCGTGTGTCTTAGGACACATATCAAGTTCCAATGTCTTTTTAATTAATAGGTATGCACATTAAAATGTCTAAAATTGAGGATATAAATCAGGACTCATTATGGTAAAACTGTGGAAAAGTTGGAAAAGCCACCATTTATTATTGTCCACGAATGTAAAATTGGATTGATGTGTTGAGATGTGTATTGTCCACGAATGTAAAATTGGATTGATGTGTTGAGATGTGTATTGTCCACGAATGTAAAATTGGATTGATGTGTTGAGATGTGTAGGAAAAAGAGACGTCAGGAAAAGACAACTAATTAAACAAAGAAAACAGACCATAAGAGTTGTGTGCCGCTTGAATAGCAGTAGTCAAGAAAACATACATTGTACAGCACGATGCAGACAAAGATGTTTAGTGGGATACGAAAGAAGTTCATGATGGTGCTTCGAGCCTCCTCCGGAATGTAATGGGATCTCATCTTCATAATGGATGGCCAGAAAATTCCAACACAAGCTTCAAAGATACAGAAGCCAAGAAGTTGGAGACTGCCTGAAAAAGAGATGCCACCCCCTTTGACATCTGAAGGAGGTACCAAGAACTGCCACAAAACAGTAAGAAGTTAATCATAGCTCATCAAGAGAACACAGAGACAATGGAAATAGATATGATCAACCAAGAAAACGTTGGTTAAGGTTTACATTGACCTACATTCGTCAATACGGGGAGCAAAAGAGAGGCTGAAGAAATGACAAATACAATCTGCATATAGATCTCAACTCTAAGAGTGTTGCGGGCTAATAAGCGAGATGCAATTGAGCTTCCCAACATTGAAGACAACATGAAATTCGCAAAAATAAAACCATGGGGAATTTCTTCATCATTTGGACTCAGAGCAGGCGTCCAGAGGAACACAAATGTATACATAGAACCTTCAAAGAGGGACTGTATGGCACCGAGTAATGCAATCTTCTCATCTGACCATTAAAACCATTAACGAAATTCCATGAGGAAAACGTTAAAAAGAACCAGAAAAAGCAAACGTCCTACAAATCCAAGTTTTGTTTGGGAAGATAAGAACCTAGAACTGGAACCTTTCGTTTAATTATGCAGGGGATGGATTAACAAATAGCTTGAACGGTTTTTCATACAAGAAATTTAGAAAAACCTGAAGCAATTGCTACAGCTGCACCCTTGAATTGAGTTAGTAGGTCCTTGTTCTCTGAAGGGTCCCCATAGTTCTCAGTCCATGATGACAATATGACAGCCATTCCAAAAGCTAGAATTATCCCCGCAGCATCAAAGGGGGATACAGGGCCAAGATTGAAGGAATCAACTAGCAGATTTCCTACCAATCCAGATAGAATGGCAACAAGACCATTGCCAAAGAATATTGCCTTGGAAAAAGTTATTGAGAGCCACTGCTGATCAAAACCTCTCTGCAAAGACAGATTGAATTGAAGACTTCGGTCAATAA
The sequence above is a segment of the Primulina tabacum isolate GXHZ01 chromosome 6, ASM2559414v2, whole genome shotgun sequence genome. Coding sequences within it:
- the LOC142548707 gene encoding uncharacterized protein LOC142548707 — protein: MELFYYLVFGAVGAVVSALELSKSNKDRINASAAFNSFKNNYVLVYSIMMAGDWLQGPYVYYLYSTYGFGKGEIGQLFIAGFGSSMLFGTIVGSLADKQGRKRACVTYCVTYILSCLTKHSPQYKVLMIGRILGGIATSLLFSAFESWLVAEHFKRGFDQQWLSITFSKAIFFGNGLVAILSGLVGNLLVDSFNLGPVSPFDAAGIILAFGMAVILSSWTENYGDPSENKDLLTQFKGAAVAIASDEKIALLGAIQSLFEGSMYTFVFLWTPALSPNDEEIPHGFIFANFMLSSMLGSSIASRLLARNTLRVEIYMQIVFVISSASLLLPVLTNFLVPPSDVKGGGISFSGSLQLLGFCIFEACVGIFWPSIMKMRSHYIPEEARSTIMNFFRIPLNIFVCIVLYNVNAFPITVMFGMCSIFLFVAYILQRRLAAIGDKPKTEEWTMSKENDTESEPLGDA